From Senegalia massiliensis, a single genomic window includes:
- the ric gene encoding iron-sulfur cluster repair di-iron protein has protein sequence MERTINKEQRIGDIATIFPGATNIFMDYEIDFCCGGDRSLSIAIEEKDLNEKELLDRLNSEYEKMKDEVENSYNFKEKTMGEQIDYIVNKHHTFMKEEMPITQELLSKILKVHYVSHGTELSKLHKLFNSLKAEIEEHLIKEEELLFPMIKQYEKDPTEENRIKALKVLEETESEHEAAGDILKEMRKITDGFKVPEDGCNTYIITFEKIEAIEKDLFEHIHLENNILFERLK, from the coding sequence ATGGAAAGAACAATAAATAAAGAGCAAAGAATAGGTGATATAGCAACAATTTTTCCAGGGGCTACAAATATATTTATGGATTATGAAATAGATTTTTGTTGTGGCGGAGACAGATCACTTAGTATTGCTATAGAAGAAAAAGATTTAAATGAAAAAGAATTACTAGATAGATTGAATAGTGAATATGAAAAGATGAAAGATGAAGTAGAAAATAGTTACAATTTCAAAGAAAAAACTATGGGTGAACAAATAGATTATATTGTAAACAAACATCATACATTTATGAAAGAAGAAATGCCTATTACACAGGAATTACTTTCAAAAATATTAAAAGTGCATTATGTATCACATGGAACTGAATTATCAAAATTACACAAATTATTTAATAGCTTAAAAGCTGAAATAGAAGAGCATTTAATAAAAGAAGAAGAATTATTATTCCCTATGATCAAACAATATGAAAAAGATCCTACAGAAGAAAATAGAATAAAAGCTTTAAAAGTATTAGAAGAAACAGAATCAGAACATGAGGCAGCAGGAGATATATTAAAAGAAATGAGAAAAATAACAGATGGATTTAAAGTTCCAGAAGATGGATGTAACACATATATAATAACTTTTGAAAAAATAGAAGCTATAGAAAAAGATTTATTTGAGCATATTCATTTGGAAAATAATATATTATTTGAAAGACTTAAATAA
- a CDS encoding DMT family transporter, whose translation MVKLDKKKSLYADMALVLVAIIWGSGFVVTKNGLDDMTPLFMNAMRFIVASILMSVVFFKKLKTVNKSDIIAGAIIGSFLFSAFAAQTVGLQFTTASKQAFLTATNVVMVPFLFWFISKRKPHNLEILATFITLVGIGFLTLEGGVALNSGDLLTLLCALLFAAHITSIGHFAKKHDPIVLTILQFIFAAIFSIILAIPLEPINVDISGQGWFTVLYLGGVSTLIAFLIQNIAQKYTTSTHTAIILSLEAVFGTLFSILLLGELFTIKMVIGSAVIFVGIITAETKWEFLRKKSQKIDNENI comes from the coding sequence GTGGTAAAATTAGATAAGAAAAAAAGTTTATATGCAGATATGGCATTAGTATTAGTTGCCATTATATGGGGTAGTGGATTTGTTGTAACTAAAAATGGATTAGATGATATGACACCACTTTTTATGAATGCTATGAGATTTATTGTAGCTTCTATTTTAATGAGTGTAGTATTTTTTAAAAAGCTTAAAACTGTAAATAAAAGTGATATAATAGCAGGTGCTATAATAGGTAGTTTTTTATTTTCAGCATTTGCAGCACAAACAGTAGGCTTACAATTTACTACAGCTAGCAAGCAAGCGTTTCTAACTGCTACAAATGTAGTAATGGTTCCTTTCCTTTTTTGGTTTATAAGTAAAAGAAAGCCACATAATCTTGAAATATTAGCTACTTTTATAACACTTGTAGGAATAGGATTTTTGACTCTTGAAGGTGGAGTAGCATTAAATAGTGGTGATTTACTTACACTTTTATGTGCATTATTATTTGCAGCACATATAACATCAATAGGTCATTTTGCAAAAAAACATGATCCTATAGTTCTTACAATATTACAATTTATTTTTGCAGCAATATTTTCTATTATTCTTGCAATACCCCTTGAGCCTATAAATGTAGATATAAGTGGACAAGGGTGGTTTACTGTACTTTATCTAGGAGGAGTTAGCACATTAATAGCTTTCTTAATACAAAATATAGCACAGAAATATACAACCTCAACTCATACTGCTATTATACTTAGTTTAGAAGCTGTATTTGGAACTCTTTTTTCCATTCTTTTATTGGGAGAATTATTTACAATTAAAATGGTTATAGGTAGTGCTGTTATTTTTGTTGGAATTATCACTGCAGAAACTAAATGGGAGTTTTTAAGAAAAAAATCTCAAAAGATAGATAATGAAAATATATAA
- a CDS encoding DUF438 domain-containing protein has product MNKIDKLSNILEKLNKGNITPELRNEALELVKNINPLELSMAEQKLIDKGMKPEDLRHLCDIHMEVLKGELEKLKLKIDEGHVLETLISEHDRILEFLTELDSLNLKIQEMTNYSKDREEFKKLRQLSLNILDAEKHHQREEEVLFLEMEGREITGPTRIMRMEHDNLRERKNLLKEISHNVENMNFERFKIKLDEVSKYIVFNLRDHIFKENYILYPTALESIEKIDTWDEMKNRCDEIGYCSFTPNK; this is encoded by the coding sequence GTGAATAAAATAGATAAATTATCAAATATATTAGAAAAGCTTAACAAAGGAAATATAACTCCTGAATTAAGAAATGAAGCATTAGAATTAGTTAAAAATATTAATCCTTTAGAATTATCAATGGCTGAGCAAAAATTGATTGACAAAGGAATGAAACCAGAAGATTTAAGACATTTATGTGATATTCATATGGAAGTGTTAAAAGGTGAGTTAGAAAAACTTAAGTTAAAAATAGATGAAGGCCATGTATTAGAAACATTGATAAGTGAACATGATAGAATATTAGAATTTTTAACAGAGTTAGATAGTTTAAATTTAAAAATACAAGAAATGACTAATTATAGTAAAGATAGAGAAGAATTTAAAAAGTTAAGACAGTTATCACTTAATATATTAGATGCTGAAAAGCATCATCAAAGAGAAGAAGAAGTATTATTTTTAGAAATGGAAGGTAGAGAGATTACAGGACCAACTAGAATTATGAGAATGGAACATGATAATTTGAGAGAAAGAAAAAATTTATTAAAAGAAATTTCTCATAATGTAGAGAATATGAACTTTGAACGATTTAAAATCAAGTTAGATGAAGTATCTAAATATATAGTTTTTAATCTAAGGGATCATATATTTAAAGAAAATTATATATTGTATCCTACAGCTTTAGAATCAATAGAAAAAATAGATACTTGGGATGAAATGAAGAATAGATGTGATGAAATAGGATATTGTAGTTTTACACCTAATAAATAA
- a CDS encoding ornithine cyclodeaminase family protein: protein MKDHDIENVFSMKDAIKADKDALEFYSKGKTSIPLRTNISVDEQNGQSLYMPGYVSGANALGVKIVSVYPDNIEKKLNSVPATMILLNNETGEVCSIMDGTYLTRVRTGAVSGAATDVLARKDSKIFTIFGTGGQAEGQLEAVLEVRDIEAVRVFDISKDRAIEFSDRMSEKFADKFNVKIFPVDSSDEAVKDADIITCVTTSKKPVFDGKLIKKGAHINGVGSYTPDMQEIDEYILKKSDKVYVDTRDGVLNESGDFIIPIKENKFSESDITGELGEVIMGKVPSRTNDEEITLFKTVGSGVLDVVTARRIYEKALEKGIGSIIEF, encoded by the coding sequence TTGAAAGATCATGATATTGAAAATGTATTTTCCATGAAAGATGCAATCAAAGCAGATAAAGATGCTTTAGAATTTTATTCAAAGGGAAAAACTTCTATACCTTTAAGAACTAATATAAGTGTAGATGAACAAAATGGACAAAGTCTATATATGCCAGGTTATGTATCTGGTGCAAATGCTTTAGGTGTAAAAATTGTTTCTGTATATCCAGATAATATTGAGAAAAAATTAAACTCTGTACCTGCAACAATGATACTTCTAAATAATGAAACTGGAGAAGTTTGTTCAATAATGGATGGAACCTATTTAACAAGAGTTAGAACTGGTGCAGTTTCAGGTGCTGCAACTGATGTATTAGCAAGGAAAGACTCTAAGATTTTTACCATTTTTGGTACAGGTGGACAAGCAGAGGGACAACTTGAAGCCGTATTAGAAGTGAGAGACATTGAAGCAGTTAGAGTATTTGATATAAGTAAAGATCGTGCAATAGAGTTTTCTGATAGGATGTCTGAAAAGTTTGCTGATAAATTTAATGTTAAAATTTTTCCAGTTGATAGCTCAGATGAAGCAGTAAAAGATGCTGATATTATTACATGTGTTACAACTTCAAAAAAGCCTGTTTTTGATGGTAAACTTATCAAAAAAGGTGCTCACATAAATGGTGTTGGTTCATATACTCCAGATATGCAAGAAATTGATGAGTATATTTTAAAGAAGTCTGATAAAGTATATGTAGATACAAGAGATGGAGTCTTAAATGAAAGTGGAGATTTTATAATACCTATAAAAGAAAATAAATTCTCAGAAAGTGATATAACTGGAGAACTAGGTGAAGTAATAATGGGCAAAGTTCCATCTAGAACTAATGATGAAGAAATTACTTTATTTAAAACAGTTGGCAGTGGAGTATTAGATGTTGTAACTGCAAGAAGAATATATGAAAAAGCCTTAGAAAAAGGAATTGGAAGTATTATAGAATTTTAA
- a CDS encoding FprA family A-type flavoprotein, whose amino-acid sequence MMNDKLIAKDSYWVGYVDDRKVPFHRLTLEKGTTYNSYFLDTEKPTIIDTVDISFGRNFVEELKDYIELEKIQYIVINHVEPDHSGGLPALINKAKQATIVTTELGAEELKEMYKLHDKKFMIIKDGDILDIGGKTLQFFETPFLHTEETMITYSVEDKVLYPCDIFSTHVATDKLFNDLAPYDITEDFKVYYSLIMHPHRPYVQDMIEKIRRLDIDIIAPSHGYILRDNPKKYIDLYDEMSKPNKDKNALILFSTMTGNTKRISKHIAEELELQGIKTEMINIKENVDMDDVKEKIKNSDAIFFGSSTRYADMVGGIEKVLKILKYMNLEEKLGIAFGSYGWSGEAVEVIKDYLQDTNIKLVDSSYVIKTTGMDNIKFPIRVKFNPDKENIEEVKASTRVIKDILVS is encoded by the coding sequence ATAATGAACGATAAATTAATAGCTAAAGATTCATATTGGGTAGGATATGTAGATGACAGAAAGGTACCTTTCCATAGATTAACATTAGAAAAAGGAACAACTTATAATAGTTATTTTTTAGATACTGAAAAACCAACAATTATAGATACAGTAGATATAAGTTTTGGAAGAAATTTTGTTGAAGAGTTAAAAGATTATATAGAATTAGAAAAAATACAGTATATAGTTATAAATCATGTTGAGCCAGATCATTCTGGAGGATTACCAGCATTAATTAATAAAGCTAAACAAGCTACAATAGTTACAACAGAGCTAGGAGCAGAAGAGCTTAAGGAAATGTATAAACTTCATGATAAAAAATTTATGATTATAAAAGATGGAGATATTTTGGATATAGGAGGCAAAACACTTCAGTTTTTTGAAACACCTTTCCTTCATACAGAAGAAACAATGATAACTTATTCAGTGGAAGATAAAGTATTATATCCTTGTGATATATTTAGCACTCATGTAGCTACTGATAAATTATTTAATGACTTAGCTCCATATGATATTACAGAAGATTTTAAAGTTTATTATAGTTTGATTATGCATCCTCACAGACCATATGTTCAAGATATGATAGAAAAAATTAGAAGACTTGATATAGATATAATAGCTCCATCCCATGGATATATTTTAAGAGATAATCCTAAGAAATATATTGATTTATATGATGAAATGAGCAAGCCAAATAAAGATAAAAATGCTCTTATACTTTTTTCTACAATGACAGGAAATACAAAAAGAATATCAAAACATATAGCTGAAGAGCTAGAATTACAAGGAATAAAAACAGAAATGATTAATATAAAAGAAAATGTAGATATGGATGATGTAAAAGAAAAAATTAAGAATTCTGATGCTATTTTCTTTGGAAGTTCCACAAGATATGCTGATATGGTGGGTGGAATAGAAAAAGTATTAAAAATATTAAAATATATGAATTTAGAAGAAAAATTAGGAATAGCATTTGGATCTTATGGATGGAGTGGAGAAGCAGTAGAAGTTATAAAAGATTATTTACAAGATACAAATATAAAATTAGTAGATAGTTCATATGTAATTAAAACAACGGGTATGGATAATATCAAGTTTCCAATAAGAGTAAAATTTAATCCAGATAAGGAAAATATAGAAGAAGTGAAAGCTTCTACACGAGTAATAAAAGATATATTAGTAAGTTAA
- a CDS encoding DUF1002 domain-containing protein — MIKKIMSILLISIFAISSFGFADAVVGDNVVSIGEDLTDKQKEEMKEYFGVGEDVRVIEVTNEEERKYFLEHIDESIIGTKALSSVYVEKLEDGAGIEVDSNNITWVTDEMYKNALVTVGIKDAKVMVNSPMKVTGTAALTGIIKAFEDLSGEKISEEEKEIASEELAKTSELGKDENIGKEKATELINEIKIYIINNNITNVNEIKEVVEDKANELNINLTQEQIDDISKLMDKISGLDLDLNEIKNQIKGLGDKIDKALDENPEARSFIGKIIDAIKEFFNSIFN; from the coding sequence ATGATTAAGAAAATAATGTCTATACTTTTAATATCTATATTTGCTATATCATCTTTTGGTTTTGCTGATGCAGTAGTTGGTGACAATGTAGTAAGTATTGGAGAAGATTTAACCGATAAGCAAAAAGAAGAAATGAAAGAATACTTTGGAGTAGGTGAAGATGTAAGAGTTATTGAAGTGACAAATGAAGAAGAGAGAAAATATTTTTTAGAACATATTGATGAAAGTATAATAGGTACTAAAGCATTGTCTTCTGTTTATGTTGAAAAACTTGAAGATGGTGCAGGGATTGAAGTAGATAGTAATAATATTACATGGGTAACTGATGAAATGTATAAAAATGCTTTAGTAACAGTAGGAATAAAAGATGCTAAAGTAATGGTAAATAGTCCTATGAAAGTTACAGGTACAGCAGCCCTTACTGGGATAATAAAGGCATTTGAAGATTTATCAGGTGAAAAAATATCTGAAGAAGAAAAAGAAATAGCATCAGAAGAATTAGCAAAAACTTCAGAATTAGGTAAAGATGAGAACATAGGAAAAGAAAAGGCAACAGAATTAATAAACGAAATTAAAATTTATATTATAAATAATAATATTACAAATGTAAATGAAATAAAGGAAGTAGTAGAAGATAAAGCAAATGAATTAAATATAAATTTAACTCAGGAACAAATTGATGATATATCAAAATTAATGGATAAGATATCTGGACTTGATTTAGATTTAAATGAAATAAAAAATCAAATTAAAGGTTTAGGAGATAAGATTGATAAAGCATTAGATGAAAATCCAGAAGCAAGATCATTTATTGGAAAGATAATAGATGCTATAAAAGAATTTTTTAATAGTATATTTAATTAA